GAAAAACTCTTGCTCCTTGTTGCTGCAGTCTGGTTATTAATTGGCGGTAAATATCTTCTGATACTCCTTGTGGTAAACTGCCGGATAGAACAAACCATTGCTGTTCCTGGGCAAGGCCTCCTATCACGTGCTCTAGTTCCCTCAGATCAGCCGCATTACAGGTTAATCCAGGGAAATTGATTTCTGTCACTTGATTGCTCTGCCCATCAACAATTTTGATATTAACCCGTGCAGCGCCCTCAACTTCAACAAAGTAATTGTCAATTTGCTGTTTACGGAAGTATTCATAAAAACCATGACTATTATCCTGGCCTAAAAAGCCAGTAACGCAAACCGAGTGCCCTAAGGCCCGGATAACTTTCGCTACATTAATTCCTTTTCCACCCGGATCAACACGTTGTTCAGCAACGCGGTTGACCTGCCCCATCTGAAATTCAGCAATATATACCGTTTGATCTAAAGCAGGGTTTAATGTAACGGTTACAATAGGATTTCGTTCTTTACTGTTCATAGGGTCACCTCCCCCTAAAATAGTCATTACATCAGTACTTGTACTAATGCGTTCAACTGTTGATGATCTTCTGCCGCAATCCCCTTGTCAGTAATTAATAAATCTATTTCTTCCAAACCACAGATGCGGCATAAGCTGCGTTGGCCAATTTTCGAATGGTCGGTTACCAGAATTTTTTCTTTGCTGGCATGCACCATATAACGTTTGGTCTCTGCTTCACTCAAATTAGGGGTAGTAATTCCTAATTTGACATCAATCCCATTTGCAGCCAGGAATACTTTATCAAAATACATCCGCCTTAACGCATCGTTTGTCAGATAGCCTACTAATGAACGGGTATTTTTCCGTAATGTACCGCCTAGCAATAGCGTTTCAACCTGAGTGTCATCACTAAAGACCTGCGCAATATCCATACTATTTGTGGCCACAGTAATTTTTTTGGCTCGCAGCAAGCGTGCGATTTCTATCGTGGTCGTGCCAGAATCAAGCAATACTGTTTCACCATCATTAACCAAACCTGCTGCTAATATGGCAATTTGCTGTTTTTCAGCTAAATAGCGCACTTCCTTTTCCTGAAAGCTTAGCTCAAATCCCGTTTGAACTGAGATAGCTCCACCGTGTGTCCGTTGGATTAAGCCGTTATCTTCGAGTTCTTGTAAGTCCCGGCGTACTGTCGATTCTGAAACCCCAAAACGTTGGCTTAAGCTGGTTACAGTTACCGGATTTCCAATATTAACAAGTTGTAAAATTTCTGTTTTTCGTTCTTCGGCAAACATAATATCCTCCAGTCACACTAACAATTCACGTTAATCTGTTATCCTAAAAGATGTCCATCAAGATAATTAAACAATTCATCTTCACTGGCGGCACTCATTAACTTAGCCTTCTGTTCATCATCCATTAATAAGGTAGCAAGGCCTCCCAACAATTCTACATGTTCTTCATTATTGCCTGCAATTCCAAAGGCCAGCACGACTTGATTGCCATCACTCCAGTCAATCCCTTGAGGAATTTTTAAAACGATAAGTTCAGGGCGCTTGACCAAGCTTCGGCTTTCCTCAGTACCATGGGGAATAGCCACTCCTTCGGTAATATAGGTGCCAATATCCTGCTCACGCTTATGCATAGCAGCAACATATTCGGCTTCAACGGCTCCAGCCTCAACAAGTTTATCGCCTAGAAAATCAATCACATCAGCCTTGCTGTTAAAATCGTTTTTTATAAACACCAAATCACGTTTTAGTCGCATAAAATATTCTCCTTAATTCTTAATTTGAAAACCGTAATCATTGCTTATAAATCAAGGAAATAAACATGCGCCGCTAAACTGCGTTATTGATGCTTGATTAAGAGCATAAACAACGACTTATTGCTCGGCGGCGCCGTGGATGCTGCACACGCCATTAGTAAGGACTCATGCAACAATTAAGAGCAAAGCTTAATCACTTCATCATAGACCGGTGAATTGATAAAATCTTGTACCCCATAGACTTTTGTTCCAGGCCGTACAATTTTTTTGGCACTTTCCACCAATCCCATTGCCGTCAAGACAATATCAGCATCTTGTGGAATCTGATTAACCGGACTATGAACAACCTCTATCCCGGTTTTTCCAGCTTGACTGAGTTTTTTCTTTAGGACCGAAACCGCCATAACCGAGGAGCCCATTCCTGCTTCGCAGGCAAAAACAATTTTTTTGACTACTGCATTTTCTTGAGTAGCGATGGTTTGGCTCTTAGCAAGATCGTGTTCAACAACTTTAGCTGGTTTCATCGTTTGCACCATTTCTTGAGCCTTGGTGAAGTCTTCACCGCTTTTTTCATCAATATTGCTGCTATAAGCTCGAACAAACGGACTGGATACTACAAAGGATACGATGGTTCCGACTGCAACACCTGACAGAACAGGGAGTAAGCCCCCTTTAGGTGCCATCGCAATTTCGGCAAAGATACTTCCTGGTGAAGGAGTGGCAACCAATCCGGCGTTAAATAACAGGAATGTCAAATCTGCAGCCATTCCGCCAGCGATAACCCCAATAATGCATAGTGGATTCATCAAAACATAAGGGAAATAAATTTCATGGATACCACCTAAGAAATGAATGATAATCGCGCCCGGTGCCGACTGTTTGCCTAACCCTTTGCCAAATACCCAATAGGCCAGCAATAGTCCAAGGCCAGGACCTGGATTGGTTTCTAATAAGAAAAAGATCGATTTACCATATTCTTTGACTTCAGCAACGCCAATTGGTGAAAATACACCATGATTGATCGCATTATTTAAGAACAACACTTTACCTGGTTCGATGAGTATAGCTAAGAGTGGTAAAAGCTTTGCTTCCGCAATGACTTTGGCCGCACTGCCTAAGAAGTTGGCAATACCAGCCACAACAGGTCCAATCACGTTATAAGCAATTAATACTAAAAACATTCCCAGAATGCCTGCTGAAAAGTTATTGACCAGCATCTCAAATCCGGTTGGAACTTTATTTTCAATCATTTCGTCCCATTTTTTGATCACCCAGCCACCAAATGGCCCCATGACCATGGCTCCCATAAACATTGGGATGGTACTGCCCACAATAACCCCCATTGTGGCAGTAGCACCAATAACGCCACCCCGAAGCCCATAAACCAGGCGACCGCCCGAGAAACCGATTAGGATCGGCAGCAGATATTGAATCATTGGGCCAACCAATTTAGCGAGATATTCACTGGGCAGCCAGCCTGTGGGAATAAAAAAAGCAGTAATAAAGCCCCAGCAAATAAATGCGGCAATATTTGGTATCACCATGCCTGCTAAGAAACCACCAAATTTTTGCAGTTTTTCTTT
The Sporomusaceae bacterium FL31 genome window above contains:
- a CDS encoding DeoR family transcriptional regulator gives rise to the protein MFAEERKTEILQLVNIGNPVTVTSLSQRFGVSESTVRRDLQELEDNGLIQRTHGGAISVQTGFELSFQEKEVRYLAEKQQIAILAAGLVNDGETVLLDSGTTTIEIARLLRAKKITVATNSMDIAQVFSDDTQVETLLLGGTLRKNTRSLVGYLTNDALRRMYFDKVFLAANGIDVKLGITTPNLSEAETKRYMVHASKEKILVTDHSKIGQRSLCRICGLEEIDLLITDKGIAAEDHQQLNALVQVLM
- the mtlF gene encoding mannitol-specific phosphotransferase enzyme IIA component; this encodes MRLKRDLVFIKNDFNSKADVIDFLGDKLVEAGAVEAEYVAAMHKREQDIGTYITEGVAIPHGTEESRSLVKRPELIVLKIPQGIDWSDGNQVVLAFGIAGNNEEHVELLGGLATLLMDDEQKAKLMSAASEDELFNYLDGHLLG
- the mtlA gene encoding PTS system mannitol-specific EIICB component, yielding MKEKLQKFGGFLAGMVIPNIAAFICWGFITAFFIPTGWLPSEYLAKLVGPMIQYLLPILIGFSGGRLVYGLRGGVIGATATMGVIVGSTIPMFMGAMVMGPFGGWVIKKWDEMIENKVPTGFEMLVNNFSAGILGMFLVLIAYNVIGPVVAGIANFLGSAAKVIAEAKLLPLLAILIEPGKVLFLNNAINHGVFSPIGVAEVKEYGKSIFFLLETNPGPGLGLLLAYWVFGKGLGKQSAPGAIIIHFLGGIHEIYFPYVLMNPLCIIGVIAGGMAADLTFLLFNAGLVATPSPGSIFAEIAMAPKGGLLPVLSGVAVGTIVSFVVSSPFVRAYSSNIDEKSGEDFTKAQEMVQTMKPAKVVEHDLAKSQTIATQENAVVKKIVFACEAGMGSSVMAVSVLKKKLSQAGKTGIEVVHSPVNQIPQDADIVLTAMGLVESAKKIVRPGTKVYGVQDFINSPVYDEVIKLCS